ACCCTACCCGCCGGGTGAGCATGGCAAGAAGGCCACCTTCCGGCGGAAAGTTTCAGATTACGGCATGCAGCTGCGGGAAAAGCAGAAGGCCCGACGCATCTATGGCGTCATGGAAAAGCAGTTCCGACGCTATTTCCGCGAGGCGTCTCGCCGCAAAGGGCTGACCGGCGCGACCTTGCTGACCATTCTGGAAAGTCGTTTGGATAATGTGGTCTACCGGCTCGGCTTTGCCGATAGCCGTTCCCAGGCGCGGCAGTTGGTGCGTCACGGCCATTTCGAAGTCAATGGCCGCAAGACCGACATCCCTTCCTACCTGGTTTCTGTTGGCGACGTCATCTCCGTGCGTGCCAATAGCCAGAACAACGCCTACTTTAAAGAACGGGCCCAGATTATCCAGAACGGCGCCAAAGTCCCTGCGTGGTTGAGCCTGAACCCGATGACGTTGAGCGGTTCCGTCGTCGGCGAGCCCAGCCGAGAGGATATCGAGATTCCTCTCAACGAGCAGCTCATTGTCGAATATTACAGCCGCTAGTCAGAACCCCGGCAGTACGTGGTCGGCTGCTCCCAGGGGGTGGGCCGTCGAACGGCTGCCGTGGTCTTTGCGCCGGGCTGTACAAAGCTCTGGCCTTGTCCCCGCCTTGTCCGGGTTGGGCCGCGGCCTGGGCAAAGGGGTGTACCTTCAGGCCAGTCGCCAGATCCAGTCGCCCAACCAGGCGGGTGGAATCGTTCGATTTGGGGCCGGCTTTGCGTGTGCTGAACAGTAGGGAGGGTTGCCGTTGCTAAACATGGTTTTACCAAAAATCGAAGTTGAGGCGAGTTCGCGGAACTACGGTCACTTCGTGATCAGTCCGCTGGAGAGCGGCTACGGGATTACATTAGGCAACGCCTTGCGACGTGTGTTGTTGTCCAGCCTGCCCGGCGCGGCGGTGACGTCGATCCGGGTCAGTGGGATTCACCACGAATTCTCGGCCATCCCGCATGTGCGGGAGGACATGACTCGTCTGATCTTAAACATCAAACAGATTCGTCTGCGCTGCCACAGCGAAGAGCCCGTGCGGATCCACGTGGAAGTGACCCACGAAGGTCCGGTTACCGCAGGCGATCTGGTCTGCCCACCAGAGGTGGAGGTCGTCAATCCAGACCTCTATCTGCTGACGGCGGATTCCAATGACGTAGACCTGGATATCGAAATGGTGGTGAGCGTGGGCCGGGGCTACAGCCCCGCCGAGGAACGGGGCCGCCTCCCCCTGGGCGAGATCCCCGTGGACGCGCTCTTCAGCCCGGTTAAGAAGGCGGCCTATCGGGTGGAGCG
This sequence is a window from Litorilinea aerophila. Protein-coding genes within it:
- the rpsD gene encoding 30S ribosomal protein S4, which gives rise to MANYTDAVCKLCRREGQKLFLKGERCLSPKCAIERRPYPPGEHGKKATFRRKVSDYGMQLREKQKARRIYGVMEKQFRRYFREASRRKGLTGATLLTILESRLDNVVYRLGFADSRSQARQLVRHGHFEVNGRKTDIPSYLVSVGDVISVRANSQNNAYFKERAQIIQNGAKVPAWLSLNPMTLSGSVVGEPSREDIEIPLNEQLIVEYYSR